The genomic DNA ggccaagaagagagagagagagagagaggtagtATGTATTAAACcagaaaataaatcattgGGAAAGTATTGCTCTTAATCGAACATCTTTTACAGCGATGAATCAAAACTCACTGCTCATCAGCTCATTTACTGTATGACTCTTCTGAGGAATCGGCTTCTCCGAGCGAAACTCGCTGTCCATTTCTTAGACTGTACCTGTCCTCCAAGGTCACACAATCACTTGGAATAATCCGGCTGTAATAGGGTGGACCTCGTTGGTAGATGCGACATCGGCGCCAGTCTTTACACGAGAGGGCcgggtgttcaaatcccacctgtaccgccgttcccccgtagtgtgAGGCCTGTGACTATCCAACCGCGTGGTATCGttatgtcttcttcttcttcttcttcttccttggcactacaacctcgagaggtctcggcctgccttttctagctttctgtgactagatttttttttttgttaacggGGAGAGAACCTTCAAAAAGTACACCGTCACGGTGGCACGTCACGGCATGACAGTGCTCCCCGATCTGGGTTATGTGGGATTCACCGTGACACCAGGCCCGAGAAGCGGActtggcaaccggtgggaccTCACGAAACCCctcctcgacctgatccgaccCCTGCCGATGCGCTGAAGTGCGAAGTACTCCATGTAGGGACGTGTGCGCGGTGCTCCCTTGCTGTTGCCGTCGTCCTAGTTGtctgcgctgctgctgctgcttcgcctcttccttctgccagtgctgctccaatccgctcgtccgttgcCCTTAACTACCGGGCAggtttttgctcaagcaaGGGCTCTGGTTactcgtcgctgctgctgctgcttccaaaTTCGATGtgttgtggaaaagaggaagttaGTATTGCCCAGCTTGCTCTCTCGTCCGCTGTCGttgttgtcgccgtcgtcttgccgttggtggactctcctcattccacctcagttgaagtgttttgaagatcgtccgaGCGACCATGTGACCGCCTCCCAtgtggcactgctgttgcatctcctgctgCGCCCGAACGAACcgtggacagtgaaacatgACGCCCCGCTCGACAACCTCCacggtgttttcacacaccgggcCACCGATCGTCTTCCCCCTCTGGCTGCTGGCAGTCGCGGCATTGTAGCGTCGCACGCTGTCGACATTGCCTGCGTCAGCTCGTCCGCCATTAGGGTACGGTCATGAATGTCCAGCGACCTCATGATCTCGACGAACAGGTCCTTGTTGAAGAACCGAGTTGCCCATCTGCTCTCCGTTGCCTGTTGCTGTCCCcgaccagtgcttgtctgtgcCGCGTTCCTCCCAACCGTAAACTTGATGGTGTTATGGTCcctcggattttcgtcgcagacTCGCCAGTTGTTGTCGCCCACGAGAGACCTGCTACAAAAGGTTACGTCGACAATGGAGCTGCGGCCACTGTGGCTGACCCATGTTGGCCGGTTACCCCGGTTCAGCAGGATCAGTTCAAGCGAAGCCGCCGCGTCCGTCACGATTGCTCTCCTGTGCGCGCTCGCTCTCCATCGTTGTTCCTACGCTCCAGACCAGGCGTTGACGTCTCCGCCGATCACGGTGTCCCGGTTGCGTGGAATCACAGACGCAATTTCAGTCcatctgtgacttgattttaagcgtagtaaagtagtcagccttacgtatgGGGAGGacgaggcggtctggatgcaatttgaaccccggccctgccgtgtgaagaccggtgccgcagtcgcctcggccaccagaccgccccatTATTAAGTCTAGTGGGCCATAAATGGCAGCCATGATCtttagaggtcgttaggccaataaagaagaagaagaaccgtCCGTAAGTGCTTGTGAGAAATATTAACAAGCAAACTCTTCGTTTATCGAAGACACTCCCCATACACCAGAGTGGCGTTCGATAATTTTATTCTGAAAAAAATTTCTTTAGGACATGTCTTATCGATCGGAGATGGCTCCACAGGAACAGCAAGGGTTAAAAAAACGAATACGAATATTATTTGCACTAACTTTGCCAATGTCCCAGATAAGTATCCAAAGGCCGCTTGGGAAGgagtattttcttttcttttttgtatcgCTTACTGTATTTGAAAATTGAGCCAATTTCAGTACATGGAGTTATCTTTAATTTttggagtttttcttttattaccTTCCATAATTGTGCTTTTTCTCTAAACTTTTTCTCCTAAACTTAACGTCTTTTGTAGATAGCTTTTAATGTCAAAATTCCCGGATCTAAACGCCGAAGTGATCGTATTCAGACGACAAACCCTTTTCTCACTACCGTGATTGAGATTTGCCTTCAGTACATTCGCAACAGTTTCAATGTGACCTAATGCGTAGCCGTAAGAACCGTCCTGAATGGATGTTATATGAACTGTGGCGAAATCCAGTGCGTTGATGAAATTTATGAACTGTTTCTGAACTGCGCTCGTTATCTCCCATGTACGCAAGCTCCGTACAACAGCGCAACAACACGAGTGCTTACCACTTTCCCGCTGTCCACTTGgacaataaaattatttatgtgGAACGTTCGCCTTATTCTTTCCACACTCTACTGGCCATGCTACTAGAGCAAGATTTGAGCGGTGAATTGAACCAGGATTACCCGAGCATAGCATAGTCCTCCCGCCCAACAGCGGACCAACTTAGCCAGCAATGACATTTTTCccgaaaacttttccacttgCGCCGAGAAGTTATGATGTCCAGCGGACGAAGCTGTAACGATTCCGGGGCGTCTGGTGTGTGTTCCAGACAGTACTTTTGCTTAACGGCGTGTGGTTTGGTAAAACCGTCTTTGCTTTCCCCACCCAGTACACTGTATTGAGTTCGTTCTTAAGATAAAAAAGAAGGTCATGAAATAGAATCAAACTGGTTCAGTTAGTTAGTGttgcttatttactttttattaCATGAAAAGTAAAGTCTCCTCACATTGCAATGCCACGCGCTATGCTAAATCGGTCCCCCCAGCCTGTCCATCGTTCCTCGGTTTCGCTATCGTTGTCGCTACCGCGGCACACCGTAAAGGGAACAGGTGGCGGTTGTATTTAGGCTAACATAAATTAAAGCAAATGCAACACCTGGGATCTGTTTCCATCGGTGTTGCTTAAGGCGTACGGTCTAACCTAACTAAGAGCCAATGGTATGAAATGCGATCCAATTGCTACCGTAATGCGTGGCACCGAGCCAATTGTTTCTATTTCTCAGTCGCGTGAACGAAATTCAAAAAAGGGCTACAATTTTTCACTATCGCTGTATTTCAAGAAATGGGACCGTACCGTACTCAAATGAAACGATTTTTGCATACGAATGTGTGCCTGCTTCCgaggaaatgttaaaatactAATCGAATCGAACCGCGCACTATGCTTTGTTCAAACTATTTGTTGCCAAACGGTTTTTTTGGTGcaatcctcctcctccttctccttctcccaGCAACAGTTCACATTTGGGTATGTATCGAAGCTAAAGATAGCAGTCGAAGCAAGCCGCGATCAGTATCAATCAGCTCCTGGCATAGTAGGAATTGTAGGAGATAGTGTGTGCCAAAGGGATTTGCGTCGTTGTGTTGTGGTGCGGTGCGAGTAGGATCATTCCATCGAGATGCATTTCTTAGCCGAGAAAACTCCCGAAACCGAAAGCAGTTCGAATACTATTCCAGTAGTAGCACTTCCAGTTCTGTGTGATTTTTTCCGACTCGGCCTTCGGAACCATAGTTTGCGTCAGCTTCAGGACTGTGTGGTCCACCTGGAATTggttgacagaaaaaaaaattaacaaaagcGATATTACTTAGCAATAGCATTAAAAGCAATAGATTTAGGTAAAGTAGGTTGCAGTTCGTAGTACGGAAATATGAGCTGCATgttgcactacaacctccagaTCTATTTAACTAGATTTTATCAGCAGCTAGATAGTTTGTCCTTCAATTGTATCATATTTGCTTCGAATAAGTAATGCCCAAAATGATGGTTTcgtcggaatcgattccggaacGCTCAGAATTttgcggaatcgattccgaagagTAGGTCCGGATTCGGAACCGGTACCGGAATCTGATCCAGCATCGTATTCAGAATCGAATCTAATCCCGAAAACGGAGTCAGACCCAGATCGTTCCAATTCTGAGCAGCCCATACATACCTCTTCCTCCAGCTCCATCGTAACATTAGAATAATGCCCCGAAGGCCACTCCTTGTATCGCCAGGTTTGTacaattttcttattttgtaCAATTTCTACAAACTTTCCACTAATGTTGCCTCCAAAGTAAACGAAgctaaaataaagaaaacatacAAACGTTAAATAGAATGCctacaaattgaagaaatcgaGCGTCGTTCACTTACTCTCCGCCCTTGAACAGCTCGTGCTTCACGTGGCCCCGGGTGAATGCCGTCACCATGTCCTCCCTCGTAAGCGCATCGAACAATTCGTTCGCTCGGCACTGGAACATCTCGGTCATTTTAATCGTCGTCAGGTCCAGCTTGCATCCGCCGACCTGTTTCGTGGGCTCGGTTGCGCTGGTGATGGTTTGGAGAtctatcttcttcttgttAAACCCGCTGGCGAACACCGTTTCCTTGTCACTCTTCTGCGGTGCAGTCTCGGTACCGTTGAGCTCGTCCTTCTTCGGCAGTATCAGACCCTTGGCAAAGTCGGCCTTCAGCTGGCGGATGTAGGTGTCCAGCTGCTTCCTTAGCTTATCCCGCCCGACGTTGTACATGAACTGCTTCATCCTCTCCGCGGCCGGATTCGAACTGTCCAACGACACCGTTAGTTCCACCTCGTCCACATCGTTCTCCTCGGACAGGTTCGGAATGGTCACTTTGCCCGTCACCTCCTCATCGTTGTACCGGCCCTTCCACAGCAGCACTATGTTCCACTCGTAGAAGAATATGAGCTTCCCTTTCCGGTTGTTGGCCGTGGCTTCGCCGTCCAGCTTGTCGATCTTTGTCACGGTGCATTCCAGTCCAGCGTCGGCAATCACGAACCCGTCGAGCAGGGCCTTTAGCTTATCCTTCGACCACGGTGTTGCGTTTTTCTCTGTCCAATGCCAATTGTTGACGTTTGTCGCATCCGGTCGCTCCTCCACAATCCAGCGTGGATCACCTTCGCCCCAT from Anopheles stephensi strain Indian chromosome 2, UCI_ANSTEP_V1.0, whole genome shotgun sequence includes the following:
- the LOC118506029 gene encoding activator of 90 kDa heat shock protein ATPase homolog 1, which codes for MAKWGEGDPRWIVEERPDATNVNNWHWTEKNATPWSKDKLKALLDGFVIADAGLECTVTKIDKLDGEATANNRKGKLIFFYEWNIVLLWKGRYNDEEVTGKVTIPNLSEENDVDEVELTVSLDSSNPAAERMKQFMYNVGRDKLRKQLDTYIRQLKADFAKGLILPKKDELNGTETAPQKSDKETVFASGFNKKKIDLQTITSATEPTKQVGGCKLDLTTIKMTEMFQCRANELFDALTREDMVTAFTRGHVKHELFKGGDFVYFGGNISGKFVEIVQNKKIVQTWRYKEWPSGHYSNVTMELEEEVDHTVLKLTQTMVPKAESEKITQNWKCYYWNSIRTAFGFGSFLG